The proteins below are encoded in one region of Hordeum vulgare subsp. vulgare chromosome 3H, MorexV3_pseudomolecules_assembly, whole genome shotgun sequence:
- the LOC123442062 gene encoding probable LRR receptor-like serine/threonine-protein kinase At1g53420, producing MEADELLKKVRVLEAGQAELKREVGRLMPDRPRGAQSAARRRAFRARLSSSWQVAVRGRLPDRHCHWILQSLGQAVHVIAPDGKFLYWSRYSEHMFGYSASEAIGQDAVELIVHPADYDAAKIVIQKIFRGKCWRGKFPVKNKSGERFFILIHNSPLYDDDGSLVGLIGLSLDVRTLEEIFSPSGSAESYPSTTKSQFHANNRPKSDSLNKGSLHSQQPLRSTTTSKIVTLVTSVTSRVRSRKRTCQNSDKQYGSDCEGQYSGLDLLTELASSEENTRSGDVVHRAFVAEEKSPGKSCKTSSDDSGEGKLGFHKIFNAKAEALLAKKSIWPWKGHAIDGSSGKNNMNSTQLHDKQANDQNHQRVVVLEPFIIPDNQNNEYTWASKYEVSGSWWDYNMNSVSSINSTGSTNSSGIEAVDYEADCLDYEILWEDLVIGEQVGQGCCGTVYHALWHGSDVAAKVFSKQEYSEEMINTFRQEVSLMKKLRHPNIILFMGAVLSQQRLCIVTEFLPRGSLFRLLRTNIGKLDPRRRVNMAIDIARGMSYLHNSIPTVVHRDLKSPNLLVDKNWTVKVADFGLSRLKLETFLTTKTGKGTPQWMAPEVLRSEPSNEKSDVFSYGVVLWELVTQNIPWDTYNTMQVIGAVGFMDHRLEIPRDVDPQWASMIQSCWDSDPQRRPSFQELLERLRELQKQYNVQAQTKRKEAGKVGGSMSVKDS from the exons ATGGAAGCGGACGAGCTGCTGAAGAAGGTGCGGGTGCTGGAGGCAGGGCAGGCCGAGCTCAAGCGTGAGGTGGGCAGGCTCATGCCGGACCGCCCCCGCGGCGCGCAGTCCGCGGCCCGCCGCCGCGCTTTCCGCGCGCGGCTCTCGTCGTCGTGGCAGGTCGCCGTCCGTGGCAGGTTGCCCGACAGGCACTGTCACTGGATACTGCAGTCGCTGGGGCAGGCCGTGCACGTCATCGCCCCCGACGGCAAGTTCCTCTACTG GAGCCGGTATTCTGAGCATATGTTTGGTTATTCTGCATCAGAAGCAATTGGTCAGGATGCCGTTGAATTAATTGTTCATCCCGCTGACTACGATGCAGCAAAAATTGTCATCCAGAAAATATTTAGGGGGAAGTGTTGGAGAGGGAAGTTTCCTGTTAAGAACAAGTCAGGAGAGAGGTTTTTCATTTTAATCCATAACAGCCCTTTATACGACGACGATGGTAGCTTGGTGGGCCTAATTGGTCTGTCGCTTGATGTACGGACATTAGAGGAGATATTTAGTCCTTCAGGCTCTGCGGAATCCTACCCAAGTACAACAAAGTCCCAGTTTCATGCTAACAACCGGCCTAAAAGTGATTCACTAAACAAAGGTTCTCTTCACTCACAGCAACCTCTTCGATCTACTACCACCTCCAAGATAGTAACTTTG GTTACCAGTGTGACAAGTAGAGTTCGTTCTCGAAAAAGGACATGTCAGAATAGCGATAAACAGTATGGTAGTGACTGTGAGGGCCAGTATTCTGGACTTGATCTCCTGACCGAGCTGGCATCAAGTGAAGAAAACACCCGTAGTGGTGATGTAGTGCATCGTGCCTTTGTGGCTGAAGAGAAGTCCCCTGGCAAGTCGTGCAAAACAAGTAGTGATGATTCAGGAGAGGGAAAATTAGGGTTTCACAAGATATTTAATGCAAAGGCTGAGGCATTATTGGCCAAGAAGAGCATATGGCCTTGGAAAGGACATGCAATTGATGGGAGTTCTGGAAagaataacatgaactcaacacaGTTGCATGATAAGCAAGCGAATGACCAGAATCATCAGAGAGTTGTGGTTCTAGAACCTTTCATAATTCCAGACAACCAAAACAATGAATACACttgggctagcaaatatgaggtctCAGGTTCCTGGTGGGATTACAACATGAACAGCGTGAGTAGCATTAACAGCACTGGGAGTACTAACAGCAGCGGTATTGAGGCAGTAGATTATGAGGCAGACTGCTTAGATTATGAGATTCTCTGGGAAGACCTAGTAATTGGAGAACAAGTAGGTCAAG GTTGTTGCGGAACAGTGTATCATGCTCTGTGGCATGGCTCG GACGTGgcagctaaagtattctccaagcaggAATATTCAGAAGAAATGATAAATACCTTCAGACAAGAG GTATCATTGATGAAGAAACTACGGCATCCCAATATAATACTTTTCATGGGTGCAGTTCTGTCGCAGCAACGGCTTTGTATTGTTACTGAATTTCTCCCACG TGGGAGTTTGTTTCGGTTGCTCCGAACTAACATCGGCAAGCTGGATCCCAGACGGAGAGTTAACATGGCTATAGACATT GCAAGGGGCATGAGCTATCTTCACAATTCGATTCCCACTGTTGTGCACCGTGATTTGAAATCGCCAAACCTGCTGGTTGATAAGAATTGGACTGTAAAA GTTGCAGACTTTGGTCTTTCACGTCTGAAACTTGAAACATTTCTGACAACAAAAACTGGAAAGGGAACA CCGCAGTGGATGGCTCCAGAGGTGCTACGGAGTGAACCTTCAAATGAAAA GTCTGATGTATTCAGTTATGGAGTGGTCTTGTGGGAGCTTGTTACTCAGAATATTCCCTGGGATACTTACAATACAATGCAG GTCATCGGAGCCGTAGGTTTCATGGATCATAGACTGGAAATTCCAAGGGATGTGGATCCTCAGTGGGCATCGATGATCCAGAGTTGTTGGGACAG TGACCCACAACGCCGCCCTTCGTTCCAAGAACTCCTTGAGAGGCTCCGGGAACTGCAAAAGCAATACAATGTTCAGGCGCAGACGAAGCGAAAAGAGGCTGGGAAAGTTGGTGGAAGTATGAGTGTCAAAGATAGCTAG